A region from the Rheinheimera mangrovi genome encodes:
- a CDS encoding DUF885 domain-containing protein, whose protein sequence is MRLSFLALAISGVLLAGCNEAPTKAESNTAAQPTTTVEVTKAPAAQSAEQLYQQATQLLFQARALNASALGLSEDVVGKAFNTELENYSEEAEAELRKQLNAVISQLATLPVPADDVEAENQAVMLNIMQYYAGSNEFPQGYIDSWMGHSAFVVNQINGPTIDMAGALQNSHPISSEQDAKDYLSRLEKFGAALKAVEQRFVSDAATGWIAPKVLLEKSLVILDGYASGEVTEHVLYKDFAKKLGGLKELSAEAKQQYLTSAALLVQKQVQTGYQQLAAAVRSELPKARMESGIWAQPNGDKFYAWSVKQLGDTDLTPEQIHQIGLDEVARISQEMDSILKAQGYKDGSVGARMTALNGEARFLYEDSDAGRQQVLDDLNKYIAEINLRMPELFATKPPYPVEVRRIPVEIQDSAAGGQYSSPAIDGSKPGIYWINLRDIKANAKFDLKTLTYHEANPGHHWQVALNLAQEHLPLLRRVAPYNSYVEGWALYSELVAKEMGMYKDDPFGDLGRLKAELFRSVRLVVDTGLHAKKWTREQAISYMAETTGTTESDVVSEIERYMAWPGQALGYKLGMLKIVELRSYAKAQLGDKFDIKAFHDLVLLGGAVPMSVLDTKVKNWVASQKA, encoded by the coding sequence ATGCGTTTGTCATTTCTGGCTCTGGCCATCAGCGGTGTGCTGTTGGCAGGTTGTAACGAAGCCCCAACAAAAGCAGAATCGAACACTGCTGCTCAACCAACAACAACAGTTGAAGTAACCAAGGCTCCCGCTGCTCAGTCAGCTGAACAACTGTATCAACAGGCCACTCAGCTCTTGTTTCAGGCTCGCGCTTTAAATGCCTCAGCTTTGGGTTTATCTGAAGATGTCGTAGGTAAAGCATTTAACACCGAACTGGAGAACTATAGTGAAGAAGCGGAAGCTGAACTTCGCAAACAGCTGAATGCAGTAATCAGCCAACTCGCTACCCTTCCGGTGCCAGCAGATGATGTTGAAGCGGAAAATCAGGCCGTCATGCTAAACATTATGCAGTACTACGCCGGCAGCAATGAGTTTCCTCAAGGTTATATCGACTCCTGGATGGGGCATTCAGCTTTTGTCGTCAATCAAATCAACGGTCCCACCATAGATATGGCGGGCGCTTTACAAAATTCGCATCCGATAAGCTCAGAACAGGATGCAAAAGACTACCTAAGCCGGCTGGAAAAATTTGGCGCAGCGTTAAAAGCTGTTGAACAGCGTTTTGTCTCTGACGCCGCCACGGGTTGGATAGCGCCAAAAGTTCTGCTGGAGAAATCTCTAGTCATTTTAGATGGTTATGCCAGCGGTGAAGTAACAGAGCATGTGCTGTATAAAGATTTTGCGAAAAAACTGGGTGGCCTGAAAGAATTATCTGCAGAAGCAAAGCAGCAGTATCTGACCTCAGCTGCACTTTTAGTACAAAAGCAAGTACAGACAGGTTATCAGCAACTCGCTGCTGCAGTGCGCTCAGAACTGCCAAAAGCCAGAATGGAATCCGGCATTTGGGCTCAACCTAATGGCGATAAGTTTTATGCCTGGTCAGTAAAACAACTGGGCGATACCGACCTGACGCCAGAGCAAATTCACCAGATAGGTTTGGATGAAGTGGCCCGTATCAGTCAGGAGATGGACAGTATCTTAAAGGCTCAAGGTTATAAAGACGGCTCTGTCGGCGCTCGTATGACGGCATTAAATGGCGAAGCCCGCTTTTTATACGAAGACTCAGACGCGGGTCGTCAGCAGGTGCTGGATGACTTAAATAAATACATAGCTGAAATAAATCTGCGTATGCCGGAGCTTTTTGCCACTAAACCACCTTATCCGGTGGAAGTACGCCGTATTCCGGTAGAAATTCAGGACAGCGCTGCGGGCGGCCAATACAGCTCGCCAGCCATTGATGGCAGCAAGCCTGGTATTTATTGGATTAACCTGCGCGATATTAAAGCCAACGCAAAATTTGATCTAAAAACCCTGACCTACCATGAGGCCAACCCAGGCCACCACTGGCAGGTGGCGTTGAATTTAGCTCAGGAGCATTTGCCGCTGCTGCGCCGTGTCGCGCCATACAACAGCTATGTCGAAGGTTGGGCTTTGTATTCAGAGCTGGTCGCTAAAGAAATGGGCATGTACAAAGACGATCCTTTTGGCGATTTAGGCCGTCTGAAAGCTGAGTTATTCCGCTCAGTACGCTTGGTGGTTGACACCGGCCTGCATGCGAAAAAATGGACGCGTGAACAAGCAATTAGTTACATGGCAGAAACCACAGGCACCACAGAATCTGATGTAGTCTCGGAAATCGAACGTTATATGGCATGGCCAGGTCAGGCTTTAGGTTACAAGCTGGGCATGCTGAAAATTGTTGAGCTGCGCTCTTATGCCAAAGCGCAGTTAGGCGACAAGTTTGATATCAAGGCCTTCCACGATTTAGTGCTGTTAGGTGGCGCTGTGCCAATGTCGGTGCTGGATACGAAAGTGAAAAACTGGGTGGCCAGTCAGAAGGCATAA
- a CDS encoding hemolysin family protein, whose protein sequence is MSLLENLLIMLLLISASAFFSMSEIALAASRKIRLKQLASDGEPRAALVLQLQSNPGSFFTIAQIGLNAVAILGGILGEAAFTPYILSLLDLIFKNPANEGIAFGLSVFFVTALFILFADLMPKRLAMLAPEKVAISVVNLILLMLVLLKPLVWLFNSLANLVFKLFNVPMQRIDQITPEDIVAMMDEGAQAGVLQQQERTLLENVFDMDSRTVTSAMTARESLIYFNLKESAESIKNKIAEHPHAKFIVCDDSLDKVVGYVDSRDILMQVLHQQPINLLKEGMIHTPLIVPDSLSLYEVLAHFKSSGIDFAVVLNEYALTVGMVTLKDVMSIVMGELVNSDEEQIVQRDEASWLVEGLTPLDDVMRVFDIDSFPDDENYETIAGFMMYMLRKIPKRTDFVVYQGYKFEVVDIDSYKIDQLLVTKVKVAEQGEQAGG, encoded by the coding sequence ATGTCCCTGCTAGAAAATTTGCTGATTATGTTATTGCTGATCAGTGCCAGTGCTTTCTTTTCCATGTCTGAAATAGCTTTAGCTGCTTCACGCAAAATCCGGTTAAAACAGCTGGCGTCAGATGGTGAACCGCGCGCAGCCTTGGTGTTGCAGCTGCAATCTAACCCCGGCAGTTTTTTTACCATAGCCCAAATAGGCTTAAACGCTGTGGCTATTTTAGGTGGTATTTTGGGTGAAGCTGCGTTTACGCCTTATATCCTGAGTTTACTGGATTTAATTTTTAAAAATCCGGCCAATGAAGGCATCGCCTTTGGTTTGTCAGTGTTTTTTGTCACTGCATTATTTATTTTGTTTGCCGATTTAATGCCAAAACGCCTGGCGATGTTAGCACCAGAAAAAGTGGCTATTTCTGTAGTGAACCTGATTTTGCTGATGCTGGTGCTCCTCAAACCTCTGGTCTGGTTATTCAATAGTTTGGCCAATCTGGTGTTCAAACTTTTTAACGTACCCATGCAGCGAATCGATCAAATTACCCCTGAAGATATAGTGGCTATGATGGATGAAGGTGCTCAGGCTGGTGTACTACAGCAACAGGAACGTACCTTGCTGGAGAACGTCTTTGATATGGACTCCCGCACTGTCACGTCCGCCATGACAGCGCGTGAAAGTTTAATTTATTTTAATTTAAAAGAATCGGCCGAGAGTATTAAAAACAAAATTGCCGAACATCCACACGCCAAATTTATTGTCTGTGATGACAGCCTGGATAAAGTGGTGGGTTATGTCGACAGCCGCGATATTTTGATGCAGGTATTGCATCAGCAGCCTATTAATTTACTGAAAGAAGGCATGATCCACACGCCTTTAATAGTGCCTGATTCGTTGTCGCTGTACGAAGTGCTGGCGCATTTTAAATCCAGCGGTATCGATTTTGCTGTGGTGCTGAACGAATACGCTTTAACTGTGGGTATGGTCACTCTGAAAGATGTGATGAGCATAGTGATGGGTGAGCTGGTTAATTCAGACGAAGAGCAAATAGTGCAGCGTGACGAAGCATCCTGGCTGGTCGAAGGCTTAACGCCGCTGGATGACGTGATGCGGGTTTTTGATATCGACAGCTTCCCGGATGATGAAAACTACGAAACCATTGCCGGTTTTATGATGTATATGCTGCGTAAAATTCCAAAACGTACCGACTTTGTCGTCTATCAGGGTTACAAATTTGAAGTGGTCGATATCGACAGCTACAAAATAGACCAACTGTTGGTGACTAAAGTCAAAGTGGCAGAACAAGGTGAGCAGGCTGGTGGTTAA
- a CDS encoding CLCA_X family protein: MADLVPRIQQAYFRNGPQHRSGADVSFLDIVKIFGFQSIKIGRWVTAEEQQLAANLFFDALSDLMLLLQVPEQVISLNQSLNLNFGIGGQQGSCAFYQPQGRLLALAKNAGGGSLAHEWFHAFDHYICSKLFSNELPASAFASSSWLNNATVSPHPLNKYLDQSFGALFLSADGSEPNSYVKTSAAFDQNHGIYYYAKPEELAARAFEHMLQQQQVKNSFLVSGTLKSKAAKAGLYPDSALSALLAQYWLDYFSLLGRALR; this comes from the coding sequence ATGGCCGATTTAGTACCCCGCATCCAGCAAGCCTATTTTCGTAACGGTCCGCAGCACAGATCCGGCGCCGATGTCAGCTTTTTGGACATAGTAAAAATTTTTGGTTTCCAAAGTATTAAAATTGGTCGTTGGGTTACGGCCGAAGAACAACAATTGGCTGCCAATCTGTTTTTTGACGCTTTGTCCGATCTGATGCTGCTGTTGCAGGTACCAGAGCAAGTGATTTCATTAAATCAAAGCCTGAACCTGAATTTTGGTATTGGTGGCCAACAAGGCAGCTGCGCTTTTTATCAGCCGCAAGGCCGTTTGCTGGCGTTAGCGAAAAATGCCGGGGGTGGCAGTTTAGCCCATGAGTGGTTCCATGCGTTTGATCATTATATTTGCAGTAAATTGTTCAGCAATGAGCTTCCTGCTTCCGCTTTTGCCAGCTCCAGTTGGCTAAATAATGCGACTGTATCGCCTCACCCACTAAATAAATATCTGGATCAGAGCTTTGGCGCGCTGTTTCTATCTGCCGATGGATCTGAACCCAATAGCTATGTCAAAACCTCTGCCGCTTTTGATCAAAACCATGGCATTTATTATTACGCCAAACCGGAAGAACTGGCAGCACGGGCTTTTGAGCATATGCTGCAGCAACAACAAGTTAAAAACAGCTTTTTAGTCAGTGGCACCTTAAAAAGCAAAGCGGCTAAAGCGGGCCTATACCCGGACTCCGCTTTGTCTGCACTATTAGCCCAATACTGGCTTGACTATTTTTCTTTGCTGGGCCGCGCACTGCGTTAA
- a CDS encoding DUF4282 domain-containing protein translates to MKSIFFFDSMLTPKIITVVYWILLAVSVFSGLGAMFSDYGGGFLVGLGILIGGAVGARIWCELLIVLFKINANLQKIAEKSDQ, encoded by the coding sequence ATGAAAAGTATATTTTTCTTTGACTCCATGCTGACGCCAAAAATTATCACTGTGGTGTATTGGATCTTGTTGGCCGTTTCGGTCTTCAGCGGCTTAGGCGCGATGTTTTCCGACTATGGTGGTGGTTTTCTGGTTGGTTTAGGTATTCTGATTGGTGGTGCTGTTGGGGCACGTATTTGGTGTGAGCTGTTGATCGTGTTATTTAAGATCAATGCCAACCTGCAAAAAATTGCAGAGAAGAGCGATCAATAA